CGGTTCCAAGTGGGACATGTTTTTCTTCAGAAACGTCTTCAGCGTCTTTTAGTGTAAGGTTCATGTGAATGTCAAAGTCTTGCAAGCTTCCTTGTATTGTTTTGTTGTTTCTTAATCGAAGCAAGATTACCTTGTCTTTGCTATTGCTCATAAGTGTGGAAATTTCATCGGCCATTTTTTACTCAGCTAACTTCCTGCTTTTTTCTTTGATACTTGCATGTAAAGGTCAACAGTACCACTTCCAATTGGAATGTTGCTTCCAACAATAACGTTTTCAGTGATACCCTTTAGTTGTTCAACTTCACCACCTAATGCAGCATGTGCAATTGTTGGGACTGTAATTTCAAATGCTGCTCTTGCAAGAACACTGTCTTTGGTTCCGGCAATACCGTGTCTTCCGATTTGTTGCATGTATCCGCGTGAGCACATCAAGTCAGCTACTAACATAATGTAACGATTGTCAACTTCAAGGCCTTGGTCTTCTAGTGTGCTGTTTAGTTCATTAATCAATGCGTTTCTTGCAGCCTCAATTCCAAGGGTTCCTGCAAGCTCAAAGACGTTGTTTGTTCTGACGTTCTTCTTGTCAATTCCCTGGACTTCCAAAACTTTTGCAATGTTTGAACCAGTGGTCTGAATAACCCATTCATCGTCTTTTTGTACCAGGGTTACACGTTCAATTTCTGGAACGCCCTTTACGGTTGTGTTTAGCACTTTGTTTCTAATTGCAATTACAGTTGGGGCATCAGATTCCTCAACTAGTTTCAGTGTGATTAACTCGCCAGTGGTTTCCATCTTGAATTTCTTGTTAGAGGATAGTGCTGCTTCTACTTCTCCAATAGTGCATCCTCTTTCTCTGAGTCTGTTTGGACTCAGGATTAGTTTAATTTCAGAATTGTAATCAGTCTCGCTGTCTGAGATTAATGCGCTAACTTTGGTCTGCAAAACATTTCTTGCAACCTCAATTGCCTTTTCTCTTGATTTCTTAGAGTCTTCATCAAGATAGATATCCATAGTGGGTGTAACTGGTTTCTTTCTTGCATCTACAAGCTCAATGAGTCTTGGAAGACCCAAGGTTACGTTTCTTTCTTTGATTCCTGCAAAGTGGAATGTTCTTAGTGTCATCTGAGTACCTGGCTCACCAATTGACTGTGCAGTGATAATTCCAACTGCTT
Above is a window of Nitrosopumilus sp. K4 DNA encoding:
- a CDS encoding LSM domain-containing protein: MADEISTLMSNSKDKVILLRLRNNKTIQGSLQDFDIHMNLTLKDAEDVSEEKHVPLGTVLLRGDNILAVSLPDEES